The sequence below is a genomic window from Leisingera sp. M658.
TTTCTTCGTGACCACAGTGGAAGAGGCCGAATTGCTCTACAAGGTGGCTGAACCCGAGTTCAAAAGGGTCTTTGAAGAAAACGACCAGATCCTGCTCTACGCCTCTCCCTGGCCGCCGTCAGGCATCTGGGCCACTGATGCGAAGAACTCGACCGATGCATTGGCGGGACTGAAAATCCGCACCTATGACAAAAACGGCACCACCGCTCTGAACGAACTGGGCGCAGCCGCGGTTCGCTTGTCCTGGGCCGACGTTGTTCCTTCTATCTCGACCGGCGCAATTGATGCGGTCCTGACATCTGCCGAGGGCGGAGTTTCAGGCAGCTTCTGGGAACACTTCACCACGTTCACCGAGATCTACAACTATGCGATCCCTCTGAATTTCGTCCACATCTCGAAAAGCACTTTCGATGGTCTCAGCGCAGAGCAGCAGGCTGCTGTCCTCGAAGCCGCCGCCGAAACCCGCGATCAGAACTGGGCTGCGATCCCGGATCGTCTTGCCGCAACCTACGGTCAGCTGGCTGAAAACAAAGTGTCTGTGGTCACATCGGACAACGACACCTACCGGGCCGCCCTGCAAGCCGCCGGCAAAGCTGCACTGAACGACTGGCTGGAGACCACCGGCGCCCGGGGGCAAGCCCTGATCGACGCCTTCAAT
It includes:
- a CDS encoding TRAP transporter substrate-binding protein; translated protein: MKHMLLASVAALSFAVTGAVVNAADVTLNLSNEYSATSIHGVGDARFASLVAEKTGGSVEVVVHYGGALGYKSADHFDAVGEGALEIADTYGGALGGIDPLFLISSLPFFVTTVEEAELLYKVAEPEFKRVFEENDQILLYASPWPPSGIWATDAKNSTDALAGLKIRTYDKNGTTALNELGAAAVRLSWADVVPSISTGAIDAVLTSAEGGVSGSFWEHFTTFTEIYNYAIPLNFVHISKSTFDGLSAEQQAAVLEAAAETRDQNWAAIPDRLAATYGQLAENKVSVVTSDNDTYRAALQAAGKAALNDWLETTGARGQALIDAFNAAKAQ